The Lycium barbarum isolate Lr01 chromosome 12, ASM1917538v2, whole genome shotgun sequence genome includes a region encoding these proteins:
- the LOC132625232 gene encoding GDSL esterase/lipase At1g29670-like, translating to MACYVKIVLTIYLVLNLKTFVQGAPEVPCYFIFGDSLLDNGNNNDLHTTAKANYAPYGIDFPNGPTGRFTNGRNTADFLAERLGFEHYIPPFASAEGSEILEGVNYASGSAGIRNDSGSHLGDRIYLGRQLENHKVTISRIADLLGNATSAKKHLNKCLFIVGIGSNDYINNYLMPEIYPSSDLYTPSEYATALITQYSQHLRTLYEDGARKVALFGLGQVGCIPAEMKKHNTRRCVGSTSDAIQLFNSKLKSLVGDLNTNFPDAKFTYINMYSISSVIGVVSVLNRPCCKVLETMPEGQCAPGETPCLLRGIYLFYDNFHPTEIANRIATNRAYNALLPSDAYPMDIRRLVRTNNVYDE from the exons ATGGCTTGTTATGTCAAGATAGTTTTGACAATATATCTAGTCTTGAACTTGAAAACATTTGTTCAAGGTGCACCAGAAGTACCATGCTACTTCATATTTGGAGACTCATTActtgataatggaaataacaacgACCTTCACACAACGGCAAAGGCTAATTACGCACCTTATGGGATTGACTTCCCTAATGGTCCTACAGGTCGATTTACCAATGGCCGCAATACTGCAGACTTCTTAG CGGAACGCTTAGGTTTTGAACACTACATTCCACCATTTGCAAGTGCAGAAGGTAGTGAGATCTTGGAAGGTGTAAATTATGCATCTGGTTCTGCTGGAATTCGCAATGACAGCGGAAGTCATCTC GGTGATCGGATTTACTTGGGCAGACAATTGGAAAATCATAAAGTCACAATTTCTCGTATTGCTGATTTATTGGGGAATGCAACCTCAGCCAAAAAGCACTTGAATAAGTGCCTTTTCATTGTGGGAATAGGGAGCAATGACTACATTAACAACTACTTGATGCCTGAAATATATCCCTCAAGTGATTTGTATACACCAAGCGAATATGCAACTGCCTTGATAACTCAATATTCACAACACCTGAGG ACTTTATATGAAGATGGAGCCAGGAAAGTTGCCCTATTTGGACTAGGCCAAGTAGGTTGCATTCCAGCAGAGATGAAAAAGCACAATACACGTAGATGTGTGGGCTCAACAAGTGATGCCATTCAACTATTCAACAGCAAGCTAAAGTCTCTAGTCGGTGATCTTAATACCAATTTTCCAGACGCAAAATTCACATATATAAACATGTACAGCATTTCATCAGTCATTG GTGTCGTTAGTGTGTTGAATCGTCCATGTTGTAAAGTTCTGGAAACCATGCCTGAAGGGCAATGTGCTCCTGGAGAAACTCCATGTTTGCTTAGAGGGATTTATCTTTTCTATGATAATTTTCATCCCACTGAGATTGCCAATAGGATTGCCACTAACAGAGCTTATAATGCTCTTCTACCTTCCGATGCTTATCCTATGGATATCCGTCGCTTGGTCAGGACCAATAATGTGtatgatgaataa
- the LOC132625233 gene encoding probable LRR receptor-like serine/threonine-protein kinase At3g47570, which produces MERAYSFFLSTVVLQLYFLETCISKNITTDQSALLVFKDGFTLNSSHPLTRNWSSQASACHWIGVTCGSRHRRVRALNISDMGILGTIPPHLGNLSFLVSLDVSKNHLYGVIPREMGNLHKLEKLIMYSNKLSGYIQEELFNISTLREMDLSSNNLSGSLPSAPDYWRTNVQLLNLRANNIGGVIPSSISNSSNLKELYLHENKLSGQIPNSLGDLRQLEHLYLLYNNLTGNSQAKCFCLIIQASLASSMEVLDYRLHYYLYILMQR; this is translated from the exons ATGGAGAGAgcatattctttctttctttctacagTAGTCTTGCAACTCTACTTCTTAGAGACATGCATTAGCAAAAACATAACCACAGATCAATCAGCTCTTCTTGTCTTCAAAGACGGCTTTACTCTAAACTCTTCTCATCCCTTAACCCGAAATTGGTCTTCTCAAGCTTCAGCTTGCCATTGGATTGGAGTCACTTGCGGCTCTCGCCACCGTAGGGTGAGAGCACTAAATATTTCGGACATGGGCATTCTTGGAACCATTCCACCACACTTGGGAAACCTCTCATTTCTTGTTTCTCTCGATGTGAGCAAAAATCATCTATATG GTGTTATACCCAGAGAGATGGGGAATCTTCACAAATTGGAGAAACTAATTATGTATTCTAATAAGTTAAGCGGTTACATACAAGAAGAGCTCTTCAATATCTCTACGCTAAGAGAGATGGATCTTTCTTCGAATAACCTTTCAGGTAGTCTTCCATCTGCTCCAGACTACTGGCGAACAAATGTACAGTTGTTGAATCTTCGTGCAAACAACATAGGTGGAGTCATACCCAGCTCAATTTCCAATTCCTCAAATCTAAAGGAATTATATCTTCATGAAAACAAATTGAGTGGCCAAATTCCGAACTCGTTGGGGGACTTGAGACAGCTTGAGCATTTGtatttgttgtacaataatttaaCAGGTAATTCTCAAGCAAAATGTTTTTGTTTGATAATCCAGGCTAGTCTTGCATCATCTATGGAAGTTCTTGATTATCGATTGCACTATTATCTATATATATTGATGCAGCGCTGA